A window of the Henckelia pumila isolate YLH828 chromosome 3, ASM3356847v2, whole genome shotgun sequence genome harbors these coding sequences:
- the LOC140886733 gene encoding uncharacterized protein, whose amino-acid sequence MGSIEPFNRLVKLAARAFYDDITTKGENQPKTGRSDNRGIAVVILDALTRRQWVREEDLAKDLKLHTKQLRRTLRFFEEEKLVTRDHRKETAKGAKIYNAAVAATGDSQHTGREGDEKLKMHTHSYCCLDYAQIHDVVRYRLHRMKKKLKDELESKNTVQEYICPNCSKRYTALDALRLITPHDEYFHCESCNGVLVAESDKLSSQELGDTDDNARRRRHEKLKDMLTNMEDQLKPLIDQLGRVKDLPIPEFGSLQAWELRANAAGRAGNGDLNSNDPSKSAQGLGFGGTPMPYVGETKVEVAFGGDDEKGENIKSINTNAPAKILPPWMIKEGMNYTKEQLGETKLEADMGGKSVELELSDDKKSTIVNNEAKNIQDEYLKAYYAAILQRQREQEEMAKAQESPNATTSAQLSTTPTERQVGVKSKRDDYDGEDVEWEEAPPTGTSVHYKVDLNVEAEAFEDDEDDDIDWEEG is encoded by the exons ATGGGTAGCATCGAGCCATTTAATCG CTTGGTGAAACTTGCTGCAAGAGCATTTTACGATGACATAACAACGAAAGGAGAAAACCAGCCCAAGACTGGTAGAAGTGATAACAGAGGCATTGCGGTGGTCATTCTTGATGCCCTTACTAG ACGTCAGTGGGTAAGGGAAGAAGATTTGGCTAAGGACTTGAAGCTTCACACAAAGCAACTTCGTCGAACTCTAAGATTTTTCGAAGAAGAAAAGCTTGTGACTCGTGATCACCGCAAGGAG ACTGCTAAAGGTGCAAAAATTTACAATGCCGCAGTGGCTGCCACAGGTGACAGCCAGCATACTGGGAGAGAAGGCGATGAAAAGCTTAAGATGCATACACACTCATATTGTTGTCTTGATTATGCACAG ATACATGATGTGGTAAGGTATAGATTACATCGCATGAAAAAAAAGCTAAAAGATGAATTGGAAAGCAAGAATACGGTGCAGGAGTATATATGCCCAAACTGCAGTAAGAG ATATACCGCCCTTGATGCACTTCGGTTGATTACTCCACATGACGAGTACTTCCACTGTGAAAGTTGTAATGGAGTTCTAGTGGCTGAGAGTGACAAATTATCTTCTCAAGAACTAGGAGATACAGATGATAATGCCAGGAGACGTCGCCatgaaaaattaaaagacatGCTAACAAATATGGAG GATCAACTAAAACCACTGATTGATCAACTTGGAAGAGTTAAGGATTTACCTATTCCTGAATTTGGAAGTCTTCAAGCCTGGGAGCTTCGAGCAAATGCCGCTGGCCGTGCTGGAAATGGAGACCTTAACTCCAATGATCCATCTAAATCTGCTCAAGGTCTTGGGTTTGGTGGAACTCCTATGCCTTATGTTGGGGAGACAAAG GTTGAAGTTGCTTTCGGTGGAGATGATGAGAAAGGAGAaaatataaaatcaattaataccAATGCACCTGCGAAAATTTTGCCACCATGGATGATCAAGGAAGGAATGAATTATACGAAAGAGCAACTTGGAGAGACTAAGCTGGAGGCAGATATGGGTGGTAAGTCGGTGGAATTGGAACTTTCAGATGACAAGAAATCCACAATTGTTAATAATGAAGCAAAGAATATTCAG GATGAATATTTGAAAGCTTATTATGCTGCTATACTTCAACGCCAACGTGAACAAGAGGAAATGGCCAAGGCACAAGAATCACCTAATGCTACTACCTCCGCTCAACTATCTACCACACCCACTGAGCGTCAAGTCGGCGTAAAGTCGAAACGTGATGATTACGACGGAGAAGATGTTGAATGGGAGGAGGCCCCTCCTACAG GTACGTCTGTTCATTACAAAGTCGACTTAAATGTGGAAGCAGAAGCttttgaagatgatgaagacgatgacaTCGACTGGGAGGAAGGGTAG
- the LOC140887083 gene encoding protein NDL1-like isoform X2, with protein sequence MEHIVRTGHGPVSVIVYGDQDKPALVTYPDLALNHMSCFQGLFFCPEAATLLLHNFCVYHISPPGHELGAAAVCSDDPVPSVDDLADQILEVLNYFRLGAVMCMGVMAGAYVLTLFAMKFRERVLGLILVSPLCKAPSWTEWLRNKVMSNLLYYYGMCGLLKEFLLHRYFSKEVRGGADVPESDIVQACRRLLDERQSINVLRFLQAIDRRPDLTDGLKTLKCRTLIFVGDNSPFHTESLLMTTKLDRRYSALVEVQACGSMVTEEQPHAMLVPMEYFLTGYGLYRPSQFSGSPRSPLSPSCIAPELLSPESMGLKLKPIKTRLSSQR encoded by the exons ATG GAACATATTGTGCGAACTGGCCATGGTCCTGTATCTGTTATAGTTTACGGAGACCAAGACAAACCAGCTCTGGTCACTTATCCTGATTTAGCTTTAAATC ATATGTCTTGTTTTCAAGGATTGTTCTTCTGTCCTGAAGCTGCAACTTTGCTGCTTCACAATTTCTGTGTTTACCACATCAGTCCTCCTGGGCATGAG TTGGGTGCTGCTGCAGTTTGTTCTGATGATCCTGTGCCTTCTGTCGACGACTTAGCTGATCAAATTCTTGAAGTGCTCAACTATTTCAG GCTTGGTGCAGTTATGTGTATGGGTGTAATGGCTGGTGCTTACGTCCTCACATTGTTTGCC ATGAAATTTCGGGAGCGGGTTCTTGGTTTGATCCTTGTTTCTCCTCTGTGCAAAGCACCGTCTTGGACAGAATGGCTGCGTAATAAG GTGATGTCAAATTTGCTGTATTATTATGGAATGTGTGGTCTTCTGAAGGAGTTCTTGCTGCACCGTTACTTCAGCAAG GAAGTTCGTGGTGGTGCCGATGTGCCAGAATCAGACATAGTTCAAGCTTGCAGGAGA cTGCTTGATGAGAGGCAGAGCATAAATGTGTTGCGATTCCTTCAAGCTATAGACAG GAGACCCGATCTTACGGATGGGTTGAAGACGTTGAAATGTCGAACCCTGATATTTGTTGGTGATAATTCTCCTTTCCATACGGAGTCCCTCCTCATGACCACGAAACTGGACAGAAGATACAGTGCTTTGGTTGAG GTACAAGCATGTGGATCAATGGTGACTGAGGAGCAGCCACATGCAATGCTGGTTCCCATGGAATATTTCCTCACAGGCTACGGTCTGTACCGGCCGAGTCAATTCAGCGGCAGTCCTAGAAGTCCATTGAGCCCATCCTGCATTGCACCAGAACTCCTCTCCCCAGAAAGCATGGGATTGAAACTAAAACCGATCAAGACTCGTCTGTCGTCGCAAAGATAA
- the LOC140887083 gene encoding protein NDL1-like isoform X1, with amino-acid sequence MAELSGDSVCLDVETIYLGGKEHIVRTGHGPVSVIVYGDQDKPALVTYPDLALNHMSCFQGLFFCPEAATLLLHNFCVYHISPPGHELGAAAVCSDDPVPSVDDLADQILEVLNYFRLGAVMCMGVMAGAYVLTLFAMKFRERVLGLILVSPLCKAPSWTEWLRNKVMSNLLYYYGMCGLLKEFLLHRYFSKEVRGGADVPESDIVQACRRLLDERQSINVLRFLQAIDRRPDLTDGLKTLKCRTLIFVGDNSPFHTESLLMTTKLDRRYSALVEVQACGSMVTEEQPHAMLVPMEYFLTGYGLYRPSQFSGSPRSPLSPSCIAPELLSPESMGLKLKPIKTRLSSQR; translated from the exons ATGGCTGAATTAAGCGGCGATTCCGTTTGCCTCGATGTGGAAACCATTTATCTCGGCGGGAAG GAACATATTGTGCGAACTGGCCATGGTCCTGTATCTGTTATAGTTTACGGAGACCAAGACAAACCAGCTCTGGTCACTTATCCTGATTTAGCTTTAAATC ATATGTCTTGTTTTCAAGGATTGTTCTTCTGTCCTGAAGCTGCAACTTTGCTGCTTCACAATTTCTGTGTTTACCACATCAGTCCTCCTGGGCATGAG TTGGGTGCTGCTGCAGTTTGTTCTGATGATCCTGTGCCTTCTGTCGACGACTTAGCTGATCAAATTCTTGAAGTGCTCAACTATTTCAG GCTTGGTGCAGTTATGTGTATGGGTGTAATGGCTGGTGCTTACGTCCTCACATTGTTTGCC ATGAAATTTCGGGAGCGGGTTCTTGGTTTGATCCTTGTTTCTCCTCTGTGCAAAGCACCGTCTTGGACAGAATGGCTGCGTAATAAG GTGATGTCAAATTTGCTGTATTATTATGGAATGTGTGGTCTTCTGAAGGAGTTCTTGCTGCACCGTTACTTCAGCAAG GAAGTTCGTGGTGGTGCCGATGTGCCAGAATCAGACATAGTTCAAGCTTGCAGGAGA cTGCTTGATGAGAGGCAGAGCATAAATGTGTTGCGATTCCTTCAAGCTATAGACAG GAGACCCGATCTTACGGATGGGTTGAAGACGTTGAAATGTCGAACCCTGATATTTGTTGGTGATAATTCTCCTTTCCATACGGAGTCCCTCCTCATGACCACGAAACTGGACAGAAGATACAGTGCTTTGGTTGAG GTACAAGCATGTGGATCAATGGTGACTGAGGAGCAGCCACATGCAATGCTGGTTCCCATGGAATATTTCCTCACAGGCTACGGTCTGTACCGGCCGAGTCAATTCAGCGGCAGTCCTAGAAGTCCATTGAGCCCATCCTGCATTGCACCAGAACTCCTCTCCCCAGAAAGCATGGGATTGAAACTAAAACCGATCAAGACTCGTCTGTCGTCGCAAAGATAA